The genomic DNA GAAGTGATAAATGCAAGAAGCAAATATCTGCAAGAGGTTCTTTTTAATCCTAAATTCGGATATGGAAAACAGTTTAATCCTTGTATTGATTGTCATGGTTTTATGTTTAGAACAGCTATATCTATGCTAGAGGATTACGACGCGAGCTTTGTTATCAGCGGTGAAGTAGTCGGTCAGCGACCGATGAGCCAAAGAAACGACGCTATGGTGCATGTAAAAAATCTAGCCTTAGATGACAATGATATAATTTTGCGACCGCTTTGCGCGAAACTTTTAAAACCTACTCGTCCTGAGCGCGAGGGTTTAGTAGATAGAGAGCTTTTACTTGATTTTAACGGACGCGGCAGAAGCAGACAACTAGAACTTGCACATGAATTTGGCTTTAGTGATTTTGAAACTCCGGGGGGAGGATGTCTGTACACGATGGAAGGATTTTCTAATCGCATTAGAGACTTCATTAAATTTGATAAAAATATGAGTGAAGACGATCTTCAAAGTCTGCGCTACGGCCGCCATTTACGACTGCTTGGAGGAGCAAAAATGATAATCGGTCGAGATGAAAAAGACAATGCTTATTTAG from Campylobacter fetus subsp. fetus includes the following:
- a CDS encoding argininosuccinate synthase domain-containing protein translates to MNKKCLALFSGGLDSMLAIKLISSQGIEVHALNIDIGFGGNPDKAELMSRRAKMAGATFEVINARSKYLQEVLFNPKFGYGKQFNPCIDCHGFMFRTAISMLEDYDASFVISGEVVGQRPMSQRNDAMVHVKNLALDDNDIILRPLCAKLLKPTRPEREGLVDRELLLDFNGRGRSRQLELAHEFGFSDFETPGGGCLYTMEGFSNRIRDFIKFDKNMSEDDLQSLRYGRHLRLLGGAKMIIGRDEKDNAYLEALNLKKMESIKFDDIIGAHSFISKNASKEDLEFGARLAITYCKSEKDKIYRAKIGDKTLDVSPFDNKNIAQTYFIK